A region from the Pseudonocardia petroleophila genome encodes:
- a CDS encoding DNA-directed RNA polymerase subunit beta', producing MLDVNFFDELRIGLATAEHIREWSHGEVKKPETINYRTLKPEKDGLFCEKIFGPTRDWECYCGKYKRVRFKGIICERCGVEVTRAKVRRERMGHIELAAPVTHIWYFKGVPSRLGYLLDLAPKDLEKIIYFAAYVITSVNKELRHNDLSTLETEMSVERKRVENRRDTDLEERAQKLEADLAELEAEGAKGDVRRKVKDGGEREMRQLRDRAQRELDRLDEIWTAFTKLDVQQLIADESIYRELYDRYGDYFTGAMGAEAIQTLLQNFDIPAEAENLRETIRSGKGQKKLRALKRLKVVAAFQTTGNSPMGMVLDCVPVIPPDLRPMVQLDGGRFATSDLNDLYRRVINRNNRLKRLIDLGAPEIIVNNEKRMLQEAVDALFDNGRRGRPVTGPGNRPLKSLSDLLKGKQGRFRQNLLGKRVDYSGRSVIVVGPQLKLHQCGLPKQMALELFKPFVMKRLVDLNHAQNIKSAKRMVERGRSQVWDVLEEVISEHPVLLNRAPTLHRLGIQAFEPQLVEGKAIQLHPLVCEAFNADFDGDQMAVHLPLSAEAQSEARVLMLSSNNILSPASGRPLAMPRLDMVTGIYHLSRLREGAHGEGGIYSSVAEAIMAYDRKVLHLQAPMKIRLHGVTPPAAIAESIGWSEGDPWLADTTLGRVLFNELLPADYPYVNEILPKKRQAMIINDLAERYSMTEVAQCLDRLKDAGFYWATRSGVTMAVSDVIVPPNKQEILDGYEVKAEQVNKRYLRGALSHQERNDEMVKIWTQASEEVARAMEANFPEDNPIPTIVKSGAAGNMTQVRQLAGMRGLVANPKGEYIPRPIKANFREGLSVLEYFISTHGTRKGLADTALRTADSGYLTRRLVDVSQDVIVREVDCGTERGVTMAVTEETSDGRLIPHRYLRTSVYARTAGEDAIGADGSVVIRRGEDLGDPALDAIVAAGVKTIKVRSPLTCTSATGICGMCYGRSMATGKLVDVGEAVGIVAAQSIGEPGTQLTMRTFHTGGVAGDDITTGLPRVQELFEARVPKGKAPIADVDGRIAIEDGERFWKITLTPDDGGEEIVYEKLSKRQWLAMTTVDGQERPLADGDHVHVGQLLLEGTADPHEVLRVMGPREVQLHLVREVQKVYRTQSVDIHDKHIEVIVRQMLRRVTIIDSGATEFLPGALAERADFETQNRRVVAEGNEPASGRPVLMGITKASLATESWLSAASFQETTRILTDAAINGKRDKLVGLKENVIIGKLIPAGTGIARYRDIQVQPTEEARAAAYALPSYDDGYYSPDVFGTGTGAAVPLDDYDFGRDYR from the coding sequence GTGCTCGACGTCAACTTCTTCGACGAACTGCGCATCGGCCTGGCCACCGCGGAGCACATCCGTGAGTGGTCCCACGGCGAGGTCAAGAAGCCCGAGACGATCAACTACCGCACGCTCAAGCCCGAGAAGGACGGACTCTTCTGCGAGAAGATCTTCGGTCCGACCCGGGACTGGGAGTGCTACTGCGGCAAGTACAAGCGCGTCCGGTTCAAGGGCATCATCTGCGAGCGCTGCGGCGTGGAGGTCACGCGCGCCAAGGTGCGTCGTGAGCGGATGGGCCACATCGAGCTGGCCGCCCCGGTCACGCACATCTGGTACTTCAAGGGTGTGCCGAGCCGGCTGGGCTACCTGCTCGACCTGGCGCCCAAGGATCTCGAGAAGATCATCTACTTCGCGGCCTACGTGATCACGTCGGTCAACAAGGAACTGCGCCACAACGACCTGTCCACGCTCGAGACCGAGATGAGCGTGGAGCGCAAGCGGGTCGAGAACCGGCGCGACACCGACCTCGAGGAGCGGGCCCAGAAGCTCGAGGCCGACCTGGCCGAGCTCGAGGCCGAGGGCGCGAAGGGCGACGTCCGGCGCAAGGTCAAGGACGGCGGCGAGCGCGAGATGCGCCAGCTCCGTGACCGCGCGCAGCGCGAGCTCGACCGGCTCGACGAGATCTGGACCGCGTTCACCAAGCTCGACGTGCAGCAGCTCATCGCCGACGAGTCGATCTACCGGGAGCTCTACGACCGGTACGGCGACTACTTCACCGGCGCCATGGGCGCCGAGGCGATCCAGACGCTGCTGCAGAACTTCGACATCCCGGCCGAGGCCGAGAACCTGCGGGAGACCATCCGCAGCGGCAAGGGGCAGAAGAAGCTCCGCGCCCTCAAGCGCCTCAAGGTCGTCGCGGCGTTCCAGACCACCGGCAACTCGCCGATGGGCATGGTGCTCGACTGCGTCCCGGTCATCCCGCCGGACCTGCGCCCGATGGTGCAGCTCGACGGTGGCCGCTTCGCCACGTCCGACCTCAACGACCTGTACCGCCGGGTCATCAACCGCAACAACCGCCTCAAGCGACTGATCGACCTCGGCGCGCCCGAGATCATCGTCAACAACGAGAAGCGGATGCTGCAGGAGGCCGTCGACGCGCTGTTCGACAACGGCCGCCGCGGCCGGCCGGTGACGGGCCCGGGCAACCGGCCGCTCAAGTCGCTGTCCGACCTGCTCAAGGGCAAGCAGGGCCGGTTCCGCCAGAACCTGCTCGGCAAGCGCGTCGACTACTCGGGCCGTTCGGTCATCGTCGTCGGCCCGCAGCTCAAGCTGCACCAGTGCGGTCTGCCCAAGCAGATGGCGCTGGAGCTGTTCAAGCCGTTCGTCATGAAGCGGCTGGTCGACCTCAACCACGCGCAGAACATCAAGTCCGCGAAGCGCATGGTCGAGCGCGGCCGCTCGCAGGTGTGGGACGTGCTCGAGGAGGTCATCTCCGAGCACCCGGTGCTGCTCAACCGGGCACCGACCCTGCACCGCCTGGGCATCCAGGCCTTCGAGCCGCAGCTGGTCGAGGGCAAGGCCATCCAGCTCCACCCGCTGGTGTGCGAGGCGTTCAACGCCGACTTCGACGGTGACCAGATGGCGGTGCACCTGCCGCTGTCGGCCGAGGCGCAGTCCGAGGCGCGCGTCCTGATGCTGTCGTCGAACAACATCCTGTCGCCGGCGTCGGGCCGTCCGCTGGCCATGCCGCGTCTGGACATGGTCACGGGCATCTACCACCTGAGCCGGCTGCGCGAGGGCGCACACGGCGAGGGCGGGATCTACTCCTCGGTCGCCGAGGCGATCATGGCGTACGACCGCAAGGTGCTCCACCTGCAGGCGCCGATGAAGATCCGCCTGCACGGGGTCACCCCGCCCGCCGCGATCGCGGAGTCCATCGGCTGGTCCGAGGGCGACCCGTGGCTGGCCGACACCACGCTGGGTCGGGTGCTGTTCAACGAGCTGCTCCCGGCCGACTACCCGTACGTCAACGAGATCCTGCCGAAGAAGCGCCAGGCCATGATCATCAACGATCTGGCCGAGCGGTACTCGATGACCGAGGTCGCGCAGTGCCTCGACCGGCTCAAGGACGCGGGCTTCTACTGGGCCACGCGCTCCGGGGTCACGATGGCCGTCTCCGACGTCATCGTGCCGCCGAACAAGCAGGAGATCCTCGACGGCTACGAGGTCAAGGCCGAGCAGGTCAACAAGCGGTACCTGCGCGGGGCGCTGTCCCACCAGGAGCGCAACGACGAGATGGTCAAGATCTGGACCCAGGCGTCCGAAGAGGTCGCCCGGGCCATGGAGGCCAACTTCCCCGAGGACAACCCGATCCCGACGATCGTCAAGTCGGGCGCGGCGGGCAACATGACCCAGGTCCGGCAGCTCGCCGGTATGCGTGGTCTGGTGGCCAACCCCAAGGGCGAGTACATCCCCCGTCCGATCAAGGCCAACTTCCGTGAGGGCCTGTCGGTGCTGGAGTACTTCATCTCCACGCACGGCACCCGCAAGGGCCTCGCCGACACCGCGCTGCGCACCGCCGACTCGGGCTACCTGACCCGTCGTCTGGTGGACGTGTCGCAGGACGTCATCGTCCGCGAGGTCGACTGCGGCACCGAGCGGGGCGTCACGATGGCCGTCACGGAGGAGACCTCCGACGGCCGCCTGATCCCGCACCGCTACCTGCGCACCAGCGTCTACGCCCGCACCGCGGGCGAGGACGCGATCGGCGCCGACGGCTCGGTCGTCATCCGTCGCGGTGAGGACCTCGGCGACCCGGCGCTCGACGCGATCGTCGCGGCCGGCGTCAAGACGATCAAGGTGCGCAGCCCGCTCACCTGCACGTCGGCCACCGGCATCTGCGGCATGTGCTACGGCCGCTCGATGGCCACCGGCAAGCTGGTCGACGTCGGCGAGGCGGTCGGCATCGTCGCGGCGCAGTCGATCGGTGAGCCCGGCACCCAGCTGACGATGCGCACGTTCCACACCGGTGGTGTGGCGGGTGACGACATCACGACGGGTCTGCCGCGTGTCCAGGAGCTGTTCGAGGCCCGCGTCCCCAAGGGCAAGGCCCCGATCGCCGACGTCGACGGTCGCATCGCGATCGAGGACGGCGAGCGCTTCTGGAAGATCACCCTCACCCCGGACGACGGTGGCGAGGAGATCGTCTACGAGAAGCTGTCCAAGCGGCAGTGGCTCGCGATGACCACGGTCGACGGCCAGGAGCGTCCGCTGGCCGACGGCGACCACGTGCACGTGGGCCAGCTGCTCCTCGAGGGCACGGCCGACCCGCACGAGGTGCTGCGCGTCATGGGTCCGCGTGAGGTGCAGCTGCACCTCGTGCGTGAGGTGCAGAAGGTGTACCGCACGCAGAGCGTCGACATCCACGACAAGCACATCGAGGTGATCGTCCGGCAGATGCTGCGCCGGGTCACGATCATCGACTCGGGGGCCACGGAGTTCCTGCCCGGCGCACTCGCCGAGCGGGCCGACTTCGAGACCCAGAACCGGCGCGTCGTGGCCGAGGGCAACGAGCCCGCGTCCGGCCGCCCGGTCCTGATGGGGATCACGAAGGCCTCGCTGGCCACGGAGTCGTGGCTGTCCGCGGCCTCGTTCCAGGAGACCACCCGGATCCTCACCGATGCCGCGATCAACGGGAAGCGCGACAAGCTCGTCGGGCTCAAGGAGAACGTGATCATCGGAAAGCTGATCCCGGCGGGTACGGGCATCGCCCGCTACCGCGACATCCAGGTCCAGCCCACGGAGGAGGCCCGCGCGGCCGCCTACGCGCTGCCGAGCTACGACGACGGCTACTACAGCCCCGACGTGTTCGGCACGGGCACCGGTGCCGCGGTGCCGCTGGACGACTACGACTTCGGCCGCGACTACCGCTAG
- a CDS encoding alpha/beta hydrolase fold domain-containing protein, translating into MALPRAAVRLLTRGVVAPLLSPLLPLPVSRRLLDATGYVLPLPLGTRRTATTLGGVAVERVAAPGADGPHQVLYLHGGGYKTGSPTSHRALTAHLSRACGAPVHVPAYRLAPEHPFPAAVDDAVAVWRALRAAGHAAQRIAVLGDSAGGGLAMALALRLRAAGEDLPGSLGLISPWLDLDLRSPWVTTNASRDAMLDPSTLAPAAEEYRRGADAPELVPLTADLTGFPPLHVVAGADEILVGDSDALVERARAAGVPVSYTRAAGLWHAYPVFAGLLAEADAAVAELGATVRRDCAVAPVRVAVVGAGFGGIGLGAALHGSGTAEVTILDKADGVGGVWRANTYPGAACDVPSHLYSFSFAPGREWTRRFAPQPDILRYLERVAAEHRLEPRLGTEVTEAHWDEARAAWRLDLSDGDSIEADVLVPACGQLSRPAVPRIPGLDSFTGPVFHSAEWDHDVDLTGKRVAVVGTGASAIQFVPAIVDDVASMTVFQRSAPYLIPKPDRAYGRVRRALLRVLPAGRLPARAFWTLFFETGALGFTRFPLLTPPFRWAHDAMLRHQVPDADLRAKLQPDYPVGCKRVGISSDWFPALARPHVDVVTDAIAAVTPTGVRTADGTEHPADVIVLGTGFATTDFLTPMKVFGPGGVELSDRWREGARAHLGIAVPGFPNLFLLYGPNTNVGSGSIVHMLESQIAYVRQAITAIAGGAGPLSVRPEVESRFDTEMQDRLDRSVWTGCRSWYRTASGRIVNNWPGLMLEYRRRTAHFEVGDYRDH; encoded by the coding sequence ATGGCCCTTCCGCGCGCCGCCGTCCGGCTGCTCACCCGGGGCGTCGTCGCCCCCCTGCTCTCCCCGCTGCTGCCGCTGCCGGTCAGCAGGCGCCTGCTCGACGCCACGGGGTACGTCCTGCCCCTGCCGCTGGGCACCCGCCGCACCGCGACGACGCTCGGCGGCGTGGCCGTCGAGCGCGTCGCGGCGCCGGGCGCCGACGGCCCGCACCAGGTGCTCTACCTCCACGGCGGCGGGTACAAGACGGGCTCCCCCACCTCGCACCGCGCGCTGACCGCGCACCTGAGCCGGGCCTGCGGCGCGCCGGTGCACGTGCCGGCCTACCGGCTCGCTCCCGAGCACCCGTTCCCCGCCGCCGTCGACGACGCCGTGGCGGTGTGGCGGGCGCTGCGCGCGGCGGGCCATGCGGCACAACGCATCGCGGTGCTCGGTGATTCCGCGGGCGGCGGGCTGGCGATGGCACTGGCGCTGCGGCTGCGCGCCGCGGGCGAGGACCTCCCCGGGTCGCTCGGGCTGATCTCGCCGTGGCTCGACCTCGACCTCCGCTCCCCCTGGGTCACCACCAACGCCTCCCGCGACGCCATGCTCGACCCGTCCACGCTCGCGCCTGCCGCCGAGGAGTACCGCCGCGGCGCCGACGCCCCGGAGCTCGTTCCGCTGACCGCCGACCTGACCGGCTTCCCGCCGCTGCACGTCGTGGCCGGGGCCGACGAGATCCTCGTCGGCGACTCCGACGCCCTCGTCGAGCGGGCCCGGGCGGCGGGCGTCCCGGTCTCCTACACCCGGGCGGCCGGGCTGTGGCACGCCTACCCGGTGTTCGCGGGCCTGCTCGCCGAGGCCGACGCCGCCGTCGCGGAGCTGGGTGCGACCGTCCGGCGCGACTGCGCGGTGGCCCCGGTGCGGGTGGCGGTGGTCGGCGCCGGTTTCGGGGGGATCGGGCTGGGTGCGGCGCTGCACGGGTCGGGCACGGCCGAGGTGACGATCCTGGACAAGGCCGACGGCGTCGGCGGGGTCTGGCGCGCCAACACCTACCCCGGCGCGGCGTGCGACGTGCCCTCGCACCTGTACTCGTTCTCCTTCGCCCCCGGCCGGGAGTGGACCCGCCGGTTCGCCCCGCAACCCGACATCCTGCGCTACCTGGAGCGGGTGGCCGCCGAGCACCGGCTGGAACCGCGGCTGGGCACCGAGGTCACCGAGGCCCACTGGGACGAGGCGCGCGCCGCGTGGCGGCTCGACCTCTCCGACGGCGACTCGATCGAGGCCGACGTGCTGGTGCCGGCGTGCGGCCAGCTCTCCCGGCCCGCGGTCCCGCGGATCCCCGGGCTCGACTCGTTCACCGGCCCGGTCTTCCACTCCGCCGAGTGGGACCACGACGTCGACCTCACCGGGAAGCGTGTCGCGGTGGTCGGCACGGGCGCGAGCGCGATCCAGTTCGTGCCCGCGATCGTCGACGACGTCGCGTCGATGACGGTCTTCCAGCGCTCCGCGCCCTACCTGATCCCCAAGCCGGACCGCGCCTACGGCCGCGTCCGGCGCGCCCTGCTCCGCGTGCTCCCCGCCGGGCGGCTGCCCGCCCGCGCGTTCTGGACGCTGTTCTTCGAGACGGGGGCGCTGGGCTTCACCCGGTTCCCGCTGCTGACGCCCCCGTTCCGGTGGGCGCACGACGCGATGCTGCGCCACCAGGTCCCCGACGCCGACCTGCGCGCGAAGCTGCAGCCCGACTACCCCGTCGGCTGCAAGCGCGTCGGCATCTCCTCGGACTGGTTCCCGGCGCTGGCCCGGCCGCACGTCGACGTCGTCACCGACGCGATCGCGGCCGTGACGCCCACCGGCGTCCGGACCGCCGACGGCACCGAGCACCCGGCGGACGTGATCGTCCTGGGCACCGGGTTCGCCACCACCGACTTCCTCACCCCGATGAAGGTCTTCGGCCCCGGCGGCGTCGAGCTCTCGGACCGGTGGCGCGAGGGGGCCAGGGCCCACCTGGGCATCGCGGTGCCCGGCTTCCCCAACCTGTTCCTGCTCTACGGCCCCAACACCAACGTCGGCTCCGGGTCGATCGTGCACATGCTGGAGAGCCAGATCGCCTACGTGCGCCAGGCGATCACCGCGATCGCGGGCGGAGCGGGCCCGCTGTCGGTGCGCCCGGAGGTGGAGAGCCGGTTCGACACCGAGATGCAGGACCGGCTCGACCGCAGCGTCTGGACGGGCTGCCGGAGCTGGTACCGGACCGCGTCGGGCCGGATCGTCAACAACTGGCCCGGCCTGATGCTCGAGTACCGCAGGCGCACCGCGCACTTCGAGGTCGGCGACTACCGCGACCACTGA
- the rpsL gene encoding 30S ribosomal protein S12, with product MPTIQQLVRKGRQDKATKTKTAALKGSPQRRGVCTRVYTTTPKKPNSALRKVARVRLTSNMEITAYIPGEGHNLQEHSIVLVRGGRVKDLPGVRYKIVRGSLDTQGVKNRKQARSRYGAKKEKS from the coding sequence ATGCCCACGATCCAGCAGCTGGTCCGCAAGGGCCGTCAGGACAAGGCCACCAAGACGAAGACGGCCGCGCTCAAGGGGAGTCCCCAGCGTCGCGGCGTCTGCACGCGCGTCTACACGACCACCCCGAAGAAGCCGAACTCGGCGCTCCGCAAGGTCGCTCGTGTGCGGCTCACCAGCAACATGGAGATCACGGCCTACATCCCCGGTGAGGGCCACAACCTCCAGGAGCACTCGATCGTCCTCGTCCGCGGTGGCCGCGTGAAGGACCTCCCGGGTGTCCGCTACAAGATCGTCCGTGGCTCGCTGGACACGCAGGGCGTCAAGAACCGCAAGCAGGCTCGCAGCCGTTACGGCGCGAAGAAGGAGAAGAGCTGA
- the rpsG gene encoding 30S ribosomal protein S7, which translates to MPRKGPAPKRPLVSDPVYSSPLVTQLVNKVLQDGKRSLAERIVYAALEGTREKTGTDPVVTLKRALDNVKPALEVRSRRVGGATYQVPVEVRAVRQTTLGLRWLVSYAGARREKTMVERLMNELLDASNGLGAAVKRREDMHKMAESNKAFAHYRW; encoded by the coding sequence ATGCCTCGCAAGGGCCCTGCTCCGAAGCGACCGCTGGTCTCCGACCCGGTCTACAGCTCGCCGCTGGTCACCCAGCTGGTGAACAAGGTGCTCCAGGACGGCAAGCGCAGCCTCGCCGAGCGGATCGTCTACGCGGCCCTGGAGGGCACGCGGGAGAAGACCGGCACCGACCCGGTCGTCACGCTCAAGCGCGCGCTCGACAACGTCAAGCCCGCCCTGGAGGTGCGCAGCCGCCGCGTCGGTGGCGCCACCTACCAGGTCCCGGTCGAGGTGCGTGCCGTCCGGCAGACCACCCTGGGCCTGCGCTGGCTGGTGTCCTACGCCGGCGCGCGTCGTGAGAAGACCATGGTCGAGCGGCTCATGAACGAGCTCCTCGACGCGAGCAACGGTCTGGGCGCTGCCGTGAAGCGGCGCGAGGACATGCACAAGATGGCGGAGTCCAACAAGGCCTTCGCCCATTACCGCTGGTGA
- the fusA gene encoding elongation factor G, which produces MARDVLTDLGKVRNIGIMAHIDAGKTTTTERILYYTGLNYKIGEVHDGAATMDWMEEEQKRGITITSAAITCFWKDHQINIIDTPGHVDFTVEVERSLRVLDGAVAVFDGKEGVEPQSEQVWRQATKYDVPRICFVNKMDKLGADFYFTVRTIKERLGATPLPLQLPIGSENDFIGVVDLVEMRALTWRGEVKIGEDYTVEEIPADLAEKAAEYRTALVEAVAETDDELMELYLGGEELTVEQIKHGIRKIVTDRIAYPVLCGSAYKNKGVQPMLDAVIAYLPSPLDVPPVEGTLQDGETVATRKPDVTEPFSALAFKIAAHPFFGKLTYIRVYSGKVAAGSQVVNSTKDRKERIGKMFQMQANKENPVEEAQAGHIYAVIGLKDTTTGETLSDPQHPIVLESMSFPDPVIQVAVEPKTKADQEKLGVAIQKLAEEDPTFQVTQDEESGQTILAGMGELHLEVLVNRMKTDYKVEANIGKPQVAYRETIRRTVEKYSYTHKKQTGGSGQFAKVIITIEPLDTADGALYEFDNKVTGGRIPREYIPSVDAGAQDAMQYGILAGFPLVGVKLTLVDGAYHEVDSSEMAFKVAGSIALKEAARQASPALLEPMMAVEVTTPEDYMGEVIGDLNSRRGQIQAMEERAGARVVKALVPLSEMFGYVGDLRSRTQGRANYTMVFDSYAEVPTNVAKEIIAKATGE; this is translated from the coding sequence GTGGCACGCGACGTGCTGACGGACCTGGGCAAGGTCCGCAACATCGGCATCATGGCCCACATCGACGCCGGCAAGACGACGACGACCGAGCGGATCCTGTACTACACCGGTCTGAACTACAAGATCGGTGAGGTCCACGACGGTGCGGCCACGATGGACTGGATGGAGGAGGAGCAGAAGCGCGGCATCACGATCACGAGCGCCGCGATCACCTGCTTCTGGAAAGACCACCAGATCAACATCATCGACACCCCCGGGCACGTCGACTTCACCGTCGAGGTGGAGCGGTCCCTGCGGGTGCTCGACGGCGCGGTCGCCGTCTTCGACGGCAAGGAAGGTGTCGAGCCGCAGTCCGAGCAGGTCTGGCGGCAGGCCACCAAGTACGACGTCCCGCGCATCTGCTTCGTCAACAAGATGGACAAGCTCGGTGCGGACTTCTACTTCACCGTGCGGACGATCAAGGAGCGCCTCGGCGCCACGCCGCTGCCCCTGCAGCTGCCGATCGGTTCCGAGAACGACTTCATCGGCGTCGTCGACCTGGTCGAGATGCGCGCGCTCACGTGGCGCGGCGAGGTGAAGATCGGTGAGGACTACACCGTCGAGGAGATCCCGGCCGATCTCGCCGAGAAGGCCGCGGAGTACCGCACGGCCCTCGTCGAGGCCGTCGCCGAGACCGACGACGAGCTCATGGAGCTCTACCTCGGTGGCGAGGAGCTCACGGTCGAGCAGATCAAGCACGGCATCCGCAAGATCGTGACCGACCGCATCGCCTACCCGGTGCTGTGCGGGTCCGCGTACAAGAACAAGGGCGTCCAGCCCATGCTCGACGCGGTCATCGCCTACCTCCCGTCCCCGCTCGACGTGCCGCCGGTCGAGGGCACGCTGCAGGACGGCGAGACGGTCGCCACCCGCAAGCCGGACGTGACCGAGCCGTTCTCCGCGCTCGCGTTCAAGATCGCCGCGCACCCGTTCTTCGGCAAGCTCACCTACATCCGGGTCTACTCCGGCAAGGTCGCCGCGGGGTCCCAGGTCGTCAACTCGACCAAGGACCGCAAGGAGCGCATCGGGAAGATGTTCCAGATGCAGGCCAACAAGGAGAACCCGGTCGAGGAGGCCCAGGCCGGCCACATCTACGCGGTCATCGGCCTGAAGGACACCACGACCGGGGAGACCCTGTCGGACCCGCAGCACCCCATCGTGCTCGAGTCGATGTCCTTCCCCGACCCGGTCATCCAGGTCGCGGTGGAGCCGAAGACCAAGGCCGACCAGGAGAAGCTGGGCGTCGCGATCCAGAAGCTGGCCGAGGAGGACCCCACCTTCCAGGTCACGCAGGACGAGGAGTCCGGTCAGACGATCCTCGCCGGCATGGGGGAGCTGCACCTCGAGGTGCTGGTGAACCGCATGAAGACCGACTACAAGGTCGAGGCGAACATCGGCAAGCCGCAGGTCGCCTACCGCGAGACCATCCGCCGGACGGTGGAGAAGTACAGCTACACGCACAAGAAGCAGACCGGTGGCTCGGGCCAGTTCGCCAAGGTGATCATCACCATCGAGCCCCTGGACACCGCCGACGGTGCGCTGTACGAGTTCGACAACAAGGTCACCGGTGGCCGCATCCCGCGGGAGTACATCCCGTCGGTCGACGCCGGAGCGCAGGACGCCATGCAGTACGGCATCCTGGCCGGCTTCCCGCTCGTCGGGGTCAAGCTGACCCTGGTCGACGGTGCGTACCACGAGGTCGACTCGTCCGAGATGGCGTTCAAGGTCGCCGGCTCGATCGCGCTCAAGGAGGCCGCACGTCAGGCCAGCCCGGCGCTGCTCGAGCCGATGATGGCCGTCGAGGTCACCACGCCCGAGGACTACATGGGTGAAGTGATCGGCGACCTCAACTCCCGCCGCGGCCAGATCCAGGCCATGGAGGAGCGGGCGGGCGCCCGCGTCGTCAAGGCGCTGGTCCCGCTGTCCGAGATGTTCGGCTACGTCGGCGACCTCCGGTCGCGGACCCAGGGCCGGGCGAACTACACCATGGTCTTCGACTCCTACGCGGAGGTCCCGACCAACGTGGCCAAGGAGATCATCGCCAAGGCCACGGGCGAGTAA
- the tuf gene encoding elongation factor Tu, with amino-acid sequence MAKAKFERTKPHVNIGTIGHIDHGKTTLTAAITKVLHDKFPTLNAASAFDQIDKAPEERQRGITISIAHVEYQTEKRHYAHVDCPGHADYIKNMITGAAQMDGAILVVAATDGPMPQTREHVLLARQVGVPYIVVALNKADMVDDEEIMELVELEVRELLSAQEYPGDDLPIVRVSALKALEGDPVWAEKLLELMDAVDESIPEPERDVDRPFLMPVEDVFTISGRGTVVTGRIERGIVKVNEEVEVVGIREKSFKTTTTSIEMFKKFLDEGRAGDNAALLLRGIKREQVERGMVIVKPGTTTPHTEFEGQVYILSKDEGGRHTPFFNNYRPQFYFRTTDVTGVVTLPSGTEMVMPGDNTTMEVKLIQPIAMEEGLQFAIREGGRTVGAGQVIKINK; translated from the coding sequence GTGGCGAAGGCGAAGTTCGAGCGGACCAAGCCGCACGTCAACATCGGCACCATCGGTCACATCGACCACGGTAAGACCACGCTGACGGCGGCCATCACCAAGGTTCTGCACGACAAGTTCCCGACGCTCAACGCGGCGTCGGCGTTCGACCAGATCGACAAGGCTCCCGAGGAGCGCCAGCGCGGCATCACGATCTCGATCGCGCACGTCGAGTACCAGACCGAGAAGCGCCACTACGCGCACGTCGACTGCCCCGGGCACGCCGACTACATCAAGAACATGATCACCGGTGCGGCCCAGATGGACGGCGCCATCCTCGTGGTCGCCGCCACCGACGGCCCCATGCCCCAGACGCGTGAGCACGTGCTGCTCGCCCGCCAGGTCGGCGTGCCGTACATCGTCGTCGCGCTGAACAAGGCCGACATGGTGGACGACGAGGAGATCATGGAGCTCGTCGAGCTCGAGGTCCGTGAGCTGCTCTCGGCTCAGGAGTACCCCGGCGACGACCTCCCGATCGTCCGCGTCTCGGCGCTCAAGGCGCTCGAGGGCGACCCGGTGTGGGCCGAGAAGCTGCTCGAGCTCATGGACGCCGTCGACGAGTCGATCCCGGAGCCCGAGCGCGACGTCGACCGTCCGTTCCTGATGCCGGTCGAGGACGTCTTCACGATCTCCGGTCGTGGCACCGTCGTCACCGGCCGCATCGAGCGCGGCATCGTCAAGGTGAACGAGGAGGTCGAGGTCGTCGGCATCCGCGAGAAGTCGTTCAAGACCACCACGACCTCCATCGAGATGTTCAAGAAGTTCCTCGACGAGGGTCGCGCCGGCGACAACGCGGCGCTGCTGCTCCGCGGCATCAAGCGTGAGCAGGTCGAGCGCGGCATGGTCATCGTGAAGCCCGGCACCACCACGCCGCACACCGAGTTCGAGGGCCAGGTCTACATCCTGTCCAAGGACGAGGGCGGCCGGCACACGCCGTTCTTCAACAACTACCGTCCGCAGTTCTACTTCCGGACGACGGACGTCACCGGCGTGGTCACGCTGCCCAGCGGCACCGAGATGGTCATGCCCGGCGACAACACCACCATGGAGGTCAAGCTGATCCAGCCGATCGCCATGGAGGAGGGCCTGCAGTTCGCCATCCGCGAGGGTGGCCGGACGGTCGGCGCCGGCCAGGTCATCAAGATCAACAAGTAG
- the rpsJ gene encoding 30S ribosomal protein S10, whose product MAGQKIRIRLKAYDHEAIDASARKIVETVTRTGARVVGPVPLPTEKNIYCVIRSPHKYKDSREHFEMRTHKRLIDILDPTPKTVDALMRIDLPASVDVNIQ is encoded by the coding sequence ATGGCGGGACAGAAGATCCGCATCAGGCTGAAGGCCTACGACCACGAGGCCATCGACGCCTCCGCGCGCAAGATCGTCGAGACGGTCACGCGCACGGGAGCTCGGGTCGTCGGGCCGGTGCCTCTGCCGACGGAGAAGAACATCTACTGCGTCATCCGCTCGCCGCACAAGTACAAGGACTCGCGCGAGCACTTCGAGATGCGCACCCACAAGCGGCTGATCGACATCCTCGACCCGACGCCCAAGACGGTCGACGCGCTCATGCGCATCGACCTGCCGGCGTCCGTCGACGTGAACATTCAGTAG